The Oncorhynchus tshawytscha isolate Ot180627B linkage group LG12, Otsh_v2.0, whole genome shotgun sequence genome includes a window with the following:
- the LOC112263421 gene encoding protein Largen-like codes for MSGTSNAESSEGVVSKVKVKKQIKTIMKDLETILGDLRDVAKELKEVVHEIDSLTCDLQLEEAMTDSSKTDTLNSSCSSSTTTASSIDKIKIYPDDAIFRPPSVIPAVLTVLKKPHPPLPPPRLTSIKAEENNKNPPSGNLLAKANGTLMRNEVCTGKSNRDLLYCISNSIPEKGRTPMPLLRHEESKCHQATRERVRFSEKVQYHGYCPDCDLQYDVNNTDIHLQTELTEVMSPVHQCSSSSPPPQLLLENGGLSVSHSFPPANSPCVPHPNPSLKPQKTILRKSTTTTV; via the exons ATGTCAGGGACATCAAATGCAGAATCTTCTGAAGGAGTAGTCTCCAAAGTGAAAGTAAAAAAGCAGATCAAGACAATCATGAAGGATTTGGAGACCATCCTGGGAGACTTGAGGGatgtggccaaagagctcaaaGAG GTTGTGCATGAGATCGACTCCCTCACGTGTGACCTACAGCTGGAGGAGGCGATGACGGACAGTTCCAAGACAGACACCCTGAACAGCAGCTgtagcagcagcaccaccacAGCCTCCAGCATTGACAAGATCAAGATCTACCCTGACGACGCTATCTTTAGGCCCCCGTCTGTCATCCCTGCTGTCCTGACTGTGCTGAAGAAGCCCCACCCTCCTCTGCCACCTCCCAGGCTGACATCTATCAAAGCGGAGGAGAACAACAAGAATCCTCCATCAGGGAACCTACTAGCCAAGGCTAACGGGACTCTTATGCGCAATGAAGTTTGCACAGGGAAGTCAAACAGAGACTTATTGTACTGCATCTCAAATAGTATTCCAGAGAAAGGACGTACACCCATGCCTTTGCTACGGCATGAAGAGAGCAAATGCCACCAGGCCACCAGGGAGCGGGTCCGATTCAGTGAAAAGGTCCAGTATCACGGGTACTGCCCTGACTGTGACCTGCAATATGACGTCAATAACACAGATATACACTTACAGACAGAATTGACTGAAGTAATGAGCCCTGTCCATCAgtgttcctcctcctcaccaccaccCCAGCTCCTGTTGGAAAATGGCGGCCTCAGCGTCAGCCATAGTTTCCCTCCTGCAAACTCGCCTTGTGTGCCTCATCCTAACCCTTCCTTGAAACCACAGAAAACCATCCTCCGAAAATCAACCACCACAACGGTTTGA